The proteins below come from a single Tachysurus fulvidraco isolate hzauxx_2018 chromosome 26, HZAU_PFXX_2.0, whole genome shotgun sequence genomic window:
- the hspa5 gene encoding endoplasmic reticulum chaperone BiP — MRLLGLFLLVVGCAYADDDDKKENVGTVVGIDLGTTYSCVGVFKNGRVEIIANDQGNRITPSYVAFTSGGERLIGDAAKNQLTSNPENTVFDAKRLIGRTWGDSTVQQDIKYLPFKVLEKKSKPHIQVEVGAGQLKTFAPEEISAMVLTKMKETAEAYLGKTVTHAVVTVPAYFNDAQRQATKDAGTIAGLNVMRIINEPTAAAIAYGLDKKDGEKNILVFDLGGGTFDVSLLTIDNGVFEVVATNGDTHLGGEDFDQRVMDHFIKLYKKKTGKDVRKDSRAVQKLRREVEKAKRALSSQHQARIEIESFFEGEDFSETLTRAKFEELNMDLFRSTMKPVQKVLEDSDLKKSEIHEIVLVGGSTRIPKIQQLVKEFFNGKEPSRGINPDEAVAYGAAVQAGVLSGQEDTGNIVLLDVCPLTLGIETVGGVMTKLIPRNTVVPTKKSQIFSTASDNQPTVTIKVYEGERPLTKDNHLLGTFDLTGIPPAPRGVPQIEVTFEIDVNGILRVTAEDKGTGNKNKITITNDQNRLTPEDIERMVNDAERFADEDKKLKERIDSRNELESYAYSLKNQIGDKEKLGGKLSSEDKETIEKAVEEKIEWLESHQDAEIEDFQAKKKELEEIVQPIVSKLYGSAGGPPPEEGGDEGKDEL, encoded by the exons ATGAGATTACTGGGACTGTTTCTGCTGGTGGTCGGCTGTGCGTATGCCGACGATGACGACAAGAAGGAAAATGTCGGCACTGTAGTGGGCATCGACCTTGGCACAACATACTCCTG tgttGGCGTGTTCAAGAATGGCCGTGTTGAGATCATCGCCAATGACCAGGGTAACCGCATCACTCCATCCTATGTGGCCTTTACCAGCGGCGGAGAGCGTCTGATCGGCGACGCCGCCAAGAACCAGCTCACCTCAAATCCTGAAAACACGGTCTTTGATGCCAAGAGGCTAATCGGTCGTACATGGGGCGACTCAACTGTGCAGCAGGACATCAAATATCTGCCTTTCAAG GTTCTTGAGAAGAAGTCTAAGCCCCATATTCAGGTGGAGGTTGGAGCTGGGCAGTTAAAGACCTTTGCCCCTGAGGAGATCTCCGCCATGGTTCTTACCAAGATGAAGGAAACTGCAGAGGCTTACCTTGGAAAGACT gttacACATGCTGTGGTGACTGTCCCTGCATACTTCAATGATGCTCAGCGCCAGGCCACTAAGGATGCCGGTACTATTGCTGGTCTGAATGTGATGCGAATCATCAATGAGCC AACTGCTGCTGCTATCGCCTATGGTCTGGACAAGAAGGATGGTGAGAAGAACATCCTGGTATTTGACCTCGGTGGTGGTACCTTTGACGTGTCCCTGCTGACCATCGATAACGGTGTCTTCGAGGTGGTGGCCACCAACGGAGACACTCACCTTGGTGGTGAAGACTTTGACCAGCGTGTCATGGATCACTTTATCAAGCTGTACAAGAAAAAGACTGGAAAGGATGTACGTAAGGACAGCCGCGCTGTACAGAAACTACGCCGTGAGGTCGAGAAGGCCAAGAGAGCACTGTCTTCTCAGCACCAGGCCCGTATTGAGATTGAGTCCTTCTTCGAGGGTGAGGACTTCTCTGAAACTCTCACCCGTGCGAAGTTTGAAGAGCTCAACATG GATCTGTTCCGCTCCACCATGAAGCCTGTGCAGAAAGTTCTGGAAGATTCTGACCTGAAGAAGTCTGAAATCCATGAGATTGTCCTTGTGGGTGGCTCCACTCGTATCCCCAAGATCCAGCAGCTGGTGAAGGAGTTCTTTAACGGCAAAGAGCCATCCAGAGGCATCAACCCTGATGAGGCTGTGGCTTACGGAGCAGCTGTGCAAGCTGGTGTGCTTTCTGGACAGGAGGATACAG GAAACATTGTTCTTCTGGACGTGTGCCCTCTGACTCTTGGTATTGAGACTGTTGGAGGTGTGATGACCAAACTGATCCCCAGGAATACAGTTGTGCCCACCAAGAAGTCGCAGATCTTCTCTACAGCTTCAGACAACCAGCCAACTGTCACCATCAAAGTTTATGAAG GTGAGCGCCCTCTGACGAAAGACAACCACCTTCTGGGCACCTTTGACCTCACCGGCATCCCTCCAGCACCACGTGGCGTTCCTCAGATCGAAGTCACATTTGAAATAGACGTCAACGGTATCCTACGAGTCACAGCTGAAGACAAGGGCACGGGCAACAAGAACAAGATCACCATCACAAATGACCAGAACCGGTTGACACCCGAAGACATCGAGCGCATGGTAAACGACGCTGAACGCTTTGCTGACGAAGACAAGAAGTTGAAAGAGCGCATCGATTCCCGCAATGAGCTTGAGAGCTACGCCTACTCGCTCAAGAACCAGATAGGAGACAAGGAGAAGCTGGGAGGCAAGCTGTCTTCTGAGGACAAGGAGACCATCGAAAAAGCCGTGGAAGAAAAGATTGAGTGGCTCGAGTCACACCAAGATGCTGAGATCGAAGACTTCCAGGCCAAAAAGAAAGAGCTGGAAGAAATCGTCCAACCAATCGTCAGCAAGTTGTACGGAAGTGCAGGCGGTCCACCACCAGAAGAGGGTGGTGATGAAGGGAAGGATGAATTGTAG
- the rabepk gene encoding rab9 effector protein with kelch motifs, whose amino-acid sequence MELLPVLCPEDKPRENQWYALVPRGEAPGLSVGHTCMFMPSAIGGKGQIVIVGGANPSGSFSHSFLINLDSHEWDIPAWEGLQSRYEHCCFVSESDPESLWVFGGAEQSGNRNCIQVVHTTDNANWRTLEVKGTCPSPRTYHTNSACVKDRLFVFSGGETGAMPVTDPQVHVFNTVTCTWSQSEIKGKPPSPRHGHAIVAVGSVIYVHGGMAGEKFHSDMFCLDTESIKWERVKAKGDVPPGTAAHAAVALGRNIYTFGGMTADGASNSMYKFQTDKQRWTLMKFEGDLPPNRLDHSMCVVPWAERTDAGVDEKGESREGETKQLCFVFGGMDTQGLIFNDCLVTVLT is encoded by the exons ATGGAGCTTCTGCCCGTCCTCTGTCCAGAAGATAAACCCAGAGAAAATCAGtg GTATGCTCTAGTGCCCAGAGGTGAAGCTCCTGGACTCAGCGTCGGTCACACCTGCATGTTCATGCCTTCAGCCATCGGGGGAAAAGGGCAGATTGTGATAGTCGGAGGGGCGAATCCAAGCGGCAGCTTTTCACACTCCTTCCTTATAAATCTCG ACAGTCATGAATGGGACATTCCAGCTTGGGAAGGCCTACAGTCGAGATATGAACACTGTTGCTTTGTGTCAGAGAGTGACCCTGAGAGTCTGTGGGTGTTCGGAGGAGCTGAACAGAGCGGTAACCGGAACTGCATTCAGGTTGTACACACTACAG ACAATGCTAATTGGCGGACCCTGGAGGTGAAAGGGACATGCCCGAGCCCAAGAACATACCACACTAACTCGGCATGCGTCAAAGACAGACTTTTCGTCTTTTCTGGTGGAGAAACAGGGGCCATGCCGGTGACTGACCCCCAGGTTCACGTGTTTAACAcag TAACCTGCACATGGTCACAGtcagaaataaaaggaaagcCTCCCTCACCACGGCACGGTCATGCGATCGTAGCCGTCGGATCCGTCATCTACGTCCACGGAGGGATGGCAGGAGAGAAATTCCACTCTGATATGTTCTGTCTAGATACAG AGAGTATAAAGTGGGAGCGGGTGAAGGCTAAAGGAGACGTTCCTCCAGGAACAGCAGCTCACGCCGCCGTGGCTTTGGGGAGAAATATTTATACTTTCGGAGGGATGACGGCAGACGGAGCGAGCAATTCTATGTACAAGTTTCAGACTG ATAAACAACGCTGGACTCTGATGAAATTTGAAGGTGACCTTCCACCGAACCGACTGGATCATTCCATGTGCGTTGTGCCTTGGGCAGAAAGGACAGACGCTGGCGTGGATGAGAAAGGAGAAAGCCGTGAGGGCGAAACAAAGCAACTGTGCTTTGTATTCGGAGGCATGGATACTCAGGGGCTCATTTTCAACGATTGTCTAGTCACCGTGTTAACATGA